The window TGTTTTTAGAAGACGATGATGAGGAAATTGATTCTGAAAAAGTACTGATGCATATCCGTTTTGATATGGAAACACAAGGTTATGTTAATTTATTGCCCGACGGACCCTGTTCTGTGTATGCTGACGTACCCGAAGTTACGGAAACATACGATGAGGTGGGTAACCGCATAGAAAATTTCGGAGACAAATTGTTTCTTAAATATGATTGTAATGGAAATTATATAGCGCGTAAATACTGGAATGAGAAAACTCGATCGTGGATCAATCAGTATTTTTTTGAAGAAAGAAGAATAAAGAAGATGATGATGGCAGATGATGACAATAATCTGATCTTGTTGTTGCTGTCTAAATATTTTGATGGGAACGAGACTGAAAGATTTATTTTCGATGCAGGACTTCAATTTGTCCTGAAAACAGTACAAGAGTTTGATGAAGATAACAACCGCCTTTCTTCGGTTCATTATTTACCCGATGGCAGCATGGCCTGGCGTACTTCACAGTGTCGAACATTCGTGCGAGAAAAAGTGTTTGAAACAAATTTTATTTTCGATAAGAATGATAAGCTTGTTCACAAAGATTTGGAAATTATTGATGACAAACTTGGATCCATTACCCTCTCTTTATTGCATTCCAGCTATCTGGACCGGTGGAATGAGGGTTTGGATAACGATGAACCATTGTTACTTGGAGACATGGTGAATCTTGCCTGTTTTGGTGAAGAAAAAAGTAGGTGGATTGATCCTTACCCGGAGTATGGATGATAATCTGCATCGACACACATATTCCATTAATTAGCAGATGGTAAATTAATTTGAATAACTTTTGATGTATTTGTAGAAAATTGGGACTCACAATTGTAAGCTTTCCCTTTTTGTAAGCTACCCCTTTTTAGGACAGTCTTTGATTAGACTGCTAAATTAGTTTATGTATAAAATGTTATGATGTCGGACAGATTCTTGATAAGCCACTCCCAATACGAGGCGAAATAATGTTCAAACGAATAATACTGAAAAAAAGGTAATCTACATATCTCCATCTTATAAAGCATATTTGATTACAAATATTTTCTAACTCGATCAATGAAGCCACCGCAAAGATACGGTGGCTTCCGCTGTAATCTTACAAGGTCAAGCCCTCCGGGTTTCCGATGAAATCTCCAATTCCGCCTCCGCTCCGCTCCTTCGGAAATCGTATTTCACCGGAAAACCTTGCCGATTACAAAGCCACCCTTTGCTGATCGCTATGGTTTCATTTATTCCTTCGATCTATTTCTGTTCGCACTTATTCTAATGATCGACGATTAATTAGAATTAAAAGATTCTGATCCTATATTTTTCACTTCCATTGAAGTTCCATTTTTTTCGCTCCAAATTATTAGAGTATTGTTAGATTTCACCCTTTCTCTCCCCTGCAATCCAATGCTTTTACAAGCATAAAAGCGTAATCCTCACCTGTTTAATTGTGCCTTGATTTCACTTTGTATTTTTATTTCCGGAGATGGCCTGATAGGTATCTGCCCTGGAGCCTGGTTGATTCCGGCCGGCATCAGTTTACGATTCCGTAAACCCTAAATTTCTGAATCACCCTACTACCAGGTCCGTACCAACTCCGTACCATCTCTTAGTAAACCATATGTTTAACATTTTAATTTTTATCTATCATGGGTACAATTAAGCAAGGTATTTTAGGCGGGTTCTCCGGCAAGGTGGGGAACATAGTCGGAGCCTCCTGGAGAGGCATCGATTACATCAGAAGCATGCCTGCCAGCGTGCACAACCCGCGTACCGAGGCGCAGATGACGCAGCGGAACAGGTTCTCTCTCGTGGCCAAGATGTTGAAGGCCTTCATCCCGATCATCCGGGTGGGCTTCGCAGGAAGCGTCGGTACGGGCAAGAGTGCCTTCAGCGTGGCGATGTCCTACAACGTCAGAAACGCGGTGATCGACCTCTATCCCGACTTCGAGATCAACTTCCCGTTGGTGAAGTTGACTTCTGGTGAGCTCTATGGTGCCGGCAATGCGTCCGCGACAAGCTCTGGGGGGAGTCTCGACTTCGTGTGGGACTCCGATCTGCTCAACAACGCGGCAGCCACCGACAAGGTGATCCTGATGGCATTCAACCCGATCACCGGTGATGCATCCTACAACATGGATGCGGCTACCAGGGCCGACGGCAGTGGTTCTCTGGCTGTGCCCCCCACTTGGGATGGCGAGCTGGTGGATACCTATCTGGCGCTCACTTCGGCGGATGGCAAGCTGGTCTCTAACTCGATCCACACGGGCCGGGTTGAGGTTTCGATGATTTGATCTTTGTTCGGAGCCGCCCCACGGGCGGCTCCGTTTCTCCCTCTACGTGTTTCCGCGCTCTGGAGAATCTAATTAATTGCAATGATGGTTATGTTGATGGAAATACTTCCGGTGAACGGCGAATGGCTGGTCACCATGAGTTCTTTCCTGGGCGGTGGCGCCCTGGGGGGATGGATCTCTGCGGTGGTGAATCGCAAGGAGAACAAACGAATCAAGCAAAGCGAAGCTTTCCAATCGGAGGCTTCCGCCAAACGGGAGGATGCCCTGGCTGCGACGGAGATGATGGGTCTCCTGGAACGTACGGTGGCCCATATGGAGAAGATGAACTCCTACAACAAGTCCAACTCCGAAGAACTGCTGAGACTCCTGAGGGAGAAGGAGGGCATCAACGAGAAGCTGAAGAAGGATCTCGCCTTGCTTCAATTGCAGATAACCGAAGATCACCGGCGTATCACCGGTCTCGAGAAAACGGTGGAGCGGGAGATCCGCTGGCGCAAGGATGGGGATGATCACTACTGCTTAGTGGTCGATTGCCCAAACCGTTTACCACCTCGTGGTACTTTCAAACGGGTTGAGGAACAACAATAAGCCCACTAACTAAATTTCCAAACATCATGAACCGGCAACTCTTCTTTCAGGAAATCAATCGTTCGCTCTTCAACAGGAAACTGAACGACCGCCAGCGGGAGGGGATCCTCCACAAGCTGGCTGCGTTCGCCAAGTTCGAGGTGACCGTCGACAGTTGGTGCGCCTACATGCTGGCCACTTCTTATCATGAGACCGCGCATACCATGCAACCCATTGAGGAGTGGGGGAAAGGCATGGGGAAATCTTACGGGAAGAAGATCAAACAAAGTGGCCAGCCTTACACCTGGCCGGACAAGATCTATTATGGCCGGGGTGATGTCCAGCTCACCTGGTATGAGAATTACGAACGGATGGGTGATCTGATGGGCCTGCCGCTCCTGGAACAACCGGAGCTCGCTCTCGATCCCGAGATCTCTGCCCAGATCCTGGTTGAGGGAATGATCCTGGGTAAATCCAACCGGGGCGACTTCACCGGCTACTCGCTTGAGAACTTTTTCAACCCCCAACGCGACGATCCCTTCGGTGCCCGCAGGATCATCAACGGCCTCGACAGCGCCCACACCATTGCCGGCTATCATTACAAATTCCTGGAAGCAATCCGTAAAGCATCATGATGAACGAACACAAACTTACAGCTTCACAACTCACAATTGTTGTACCAAATGCTACACCAATTTTTGTACCAGTGGTTGTACCAGTGATTGCACCAGTGGTTGCACCAAATAGAACAACACCGGTTGTCCTGTTGCTCTTCACAACCCTACTCTTCCTGGTGGGTTGTAAACCCAAACAAATCATCACTGAAAAGGTGGTGACAAAGATCGACAGTACAGCTGTGATCTCTTTAAAGAATGAGCTTCATGCAAAGGAGATCCAGGTAGAAAACCTCAAAACCGATTTTAAGCGCCTAAGCGATGGGAACACCCGGTTGATGAGCGAGGCTTCAAGCCACACCATAAACTATGACACCGCAGCCCCTGTGAATCCCCACACTGGGAAATACCCCATTGCTAGTGAAACAATCACCCAAAGCAAAAGCTTTCTTGAAAAAACGATCAAAGAATTTGAGATCCAGGAACAGGAGTACAACAATGAGATTTACAAACTAACACGGGAAAACCAAAACCTTGAATACTCCCTTGAAACTTTAAAAGAGGAAAACCATTCTCTTAAAGAGAAAATCACTCCAACAACCGGATTTAATTTCAAACTTTTCTTTGCAGGTATGATCTTCGGTATTGTACTTATACTTATTTCAATTGCTTTTAAAAACAAAATTTTATCCCTCAAAAAACCGAGCAATTTATAACGGTCAAGTATAAGCGTAGTGCGGGGATTTCGGAGCGATTATCTGTCCGCCTACCGCAAAGTTTCTTAGGAGCAAAAATGCTTATTTTAGCAATTCAGCCCGCATTACGCTTATACAATGTTACCCTGCGTTTTTTTTATTTTAAATATTCTTGAACCAATCTGGTTTTATTTTAACCTCTTCAACCAATTCAACTGTCACTCCTAAATTTAACTCTTTCAGTTTTTCAGCAAAGTCGTTACCGTCAATTAAGTCAATTGGTGTCGCGCCATCTCTTTGTGCTTCTTTTTTCGCTTCCCGAGTGAAACTTCCGGTGGTCATAATAAGTCCTTTGTCTGCTCGTCCGCTCATTGCACCTCTAAAGTCTCTAATTACAGAAGATGAAACAGAACCTTGATATCGTTTAGCTTGAAAAACTACGTGAAATGATAAAACACCACCAAGTCTAATCATTCCCTTTCCATCAATTCCACCATCATTTGTCTTTCCTGTAACTTCAACGTTCACAAACCCTAACTCTCTTAAAAGTCTTTGGCAAAGCCGCTCAAATTGGTCTGGATGAATGCTTTTTATTGTATCAAGTAATTTGTCTTGCCAAGAAAACTCTTCTATTTCTTCTGTTGTGTCTTGAAGTTCTGGTGAACCATTTTCTTCGGTTTTCTTTTGAAGTCGCTCTTCTCTGTCTTTTTTAACGACCGCCTTTTTAACTTTCTCTTGGTTTACTTCAGTTGTTTTTTGTCCTTCTTCGGTCAATGCCCAAACACCTCTCGAAGAGTTTTCTATAAGTCCATATCTTTTGAGATAGTTTCTTGCCCAAGCAAGTCTGTAAGCCAATTTAGTGGTGCTTTCTCGGTGAATTTCATTAGTCGCTTCCTCAGACAAATTTAATAGTTGAGCAACCTCTTCTTCAATTTCACTTACCGCTCCTGAACCTCCGAGTTTTTTCAGTGCCTTTAATGTAGGGTTAAAGAGGTCGTCATATTTATATTTAAAATGTTTGTCCATTAGTTGGTGTCTTTTTTAAATGCAGGGTAACATTTGTATATACGCAACACAATTGCGTATATATTTCATATATCCACCGTCCTTGTTTTGCTAATTCGTAGAATACTAATACTTTATAAATAATTGTGTATTTTAATGCAATTGCGTATACAGTCTTTTTATGTAGCAGTTAAGGTTACTGCAACTCGGAAACCTATGTTTCTCATCAGTACCAGGATTATAGATGCAAAACTAACAATAATTTATATAAACAACGAAATATATCGATATATTCTCTCCAAAGGTTAAAAAATAAGCCCCTAATATCTTCAAAATCCTATATTACTCTCCCTGAATTAATCGCCGCATAATTCTTCTCCGGATTCAACAGCTTCAAATTAATCTCTCTCCGCTTTTTAGCTGTCAACTTCACATAGCCGGCAGTGACATCTTTCCTGGTACTATGGCCTACCATCTTTCTAACCACGATGGGGTTCACGAGTAATTCACTGGTGAGGTGGGTGATATAGCTGTTCCTGGTATAGGAGGTCGATAGATCTGGATCCAGCCCCAGCTCATTCGCTATCTGTTTGAGTGATGTGTTGATCTGGTCTAAACTGAGCCTCATCGCGTTGATGATTTTTCGCTCATTACTGTCTGTAGGTTCAATGCCATTCAGGAAGGGGAAAATGTATCCATCCTGTTCTTTGTTCCCCTGCCGGTTTATAATCTCGATCATTGGGGGAAGGATCGGCACGTAGATGAATGTTGGTTTCGCTGTCTTTCTCAGTGTCTTCTTTCGTTGAAAGACGATTTCATCGTTCGACACATCGATGTTCTCATACCGCAATCGGCAGAGGTCCCCGAAATTCAATCCGTTGCAGTAGAACATGAAAACGAATATGTCACGCGCGGTGGCTAGCGTAATATTTTCTGTCTGGTAATCTTCAATCTTCCATATTTGTTCGATCGATAACGCGATCTCTCTTCTGCCTCCCTCCGGAATGGCATATTTTCCCCTTGACACACCAAATGGGTACTTCTCTGCATCGATATATGGTTTATCGCCCCTGTTATTGTTAATGATTGCTCTCAATGTCCTCATGTAAATTCCCATTGTGGCAGGAGTAATTTCAGTTTCGAACCAGAATTTCTCGCACTCTTCCAGGAACTCCGGGGTTATCTCCTCAAAACGGATTGTTTGAGCAATATCAAGGACCTCTTTCCCGATGGTTATATGCCGCTTCTCTTTACAAAGCGCGATGAAAGCATTTTTATCAACACGATTTCTGAGTTGCCTGAAATACTTGTACCGCATCAACGCTTTGATGGTAGCCTTGTATACCCCTGCACTCCCAATTCTGTACTCACTTTCTAAAAGAGCTATTTTTTGATCAAATGCTTCATTCAATCCTATTGAATCTGGTGAATTGTTGATTAGTTTATCCAAAGCGTCAAATGAAAAACTATTCTTTTCAGCAAGGCCATCGATTGCCGGTATTAGGGTTAATCGTAAATAGCGATCAAGGGTTTGTTTGCAATCACTGTGCTTTCTTAAATCCCTGTTTACAAAATCATCCCAGTCATCACTTGAGAATTCAAATCCGGTGAAAATGTGCTTTAACTTCCGGTTAAAGGTGATTCTCCAGAATACCGGCGCAACTTCATCACTCGTTTTCCGATATTTCCTCGTCAATTGTACCGAAATATTTCTGTTTTTGTACTTATAAACAGATTTTTTGTTGGTTGTAAGTCCGCTATTTTTCATACTTTTATCTATTGGAAGTTGGGTAAACAATGGGTAAACAAATGTATGAAAACATCTATATATATATCGAATTATCAGGTATATTTAACATTGTTAATTAGCTTAAAACGCAATAATACAGCAATATATGAATATATCAGATGTTATATATAATATGCTAAAATTGACTCTTAATCAATGGGTCGAGGGTTCGAGCCCCTCCGGGGTCACAAGATGAAGCGCTTGAATATCAAATATTTGAGCGCTTTTCTTTTTTACATTTCGCCAAGTTATCGTTCATAATTTGAAATTGGTTGATTCATGAAAGAGTTTGCCGCCATCGATTTTGAAACAGCCAACTCCCATCGGTCGAGTGTCTGTAGCGTAGGTGTGGCTATTGTACGCAACGGAGTGATTACTGACAGGTTTTACAGCCTGATCCGTCCCGAACCGGAGTATTATTACTATCTGAACACTCAGATACATGGCATAACATACAGCGATACCATGAATGCACCGTTATTTCCACAGGTTTGGCGTCAGATTGAACCTCTTATTGAAGGGTTGCCACTAGTGGCCCATAACAAGGCGTTCGACGAAAGCTGTCTGAAGGCCTGCTTCCGGACCTACCAGATGGATTATCCCGGTTACGAGTTCCATTGTACCCTGCGGGGTGCAAGATCACAACTGAAGGGGTTACCCGATTACCGGCTCGAGACCGTTTCGGCACATTGCGGGTTCTCGCTAAGGGACCACCACCACGCCTTGGCCGATGCTGAAGCCTGTGCATGGATTGCTATACAGATCTTTTAGTAAAATAGAGATTGCATCCACCCCCCTTTTGTTTTTCACTGGATGGCTGATAGATACTACCCGTTTCAGGAGGATAAACGCTCAACAGTGAATCTCAACACAGTCCGCAGTTTATCTGGCGACACCTTTCTGACATCTCCGAGATAGATCTCCCTATGTGTTTTGGATTTACGGATCAAATTCGCCTGACCGGCAAACGACTCCATCATATCAAAACTCTCCGGTTCATTCTCATAACTAGTCGTTCCTTATAAATTCGAATTAAGCTGAAAAATATATTTTATCTTGGTGGAAAAACCATCGGAAAATAAAATATAAAAATTTTTCTTTCAACTTTTCCATCATTTTCTTCAAGTTCCAAGCCGTAGCTGCCAGGTATGCGTTGATTTGTATGCCTTTTTCAGCCCACAAGTAATTCTGTTCCATACGGAAATCCTTTTTAAGATGTCCGAAAATAGGTTCAATTGCCGCTCTGGCTCTGCATTTGTTCCGTTTCTGCCGTTTTTGACAAGGGGTGTCTTTGACTTTGGGCTTGCCGGGTGTAATAATGCTTACGTCTTTTATCTGCTTTCGTCCTTTCCCGCCACGGTCATAAATGAGTTCTTTGGGTAGTTTCAACTTATTCTCTTCCATCTGTTCGAGTAACGGTTCTATGGTGTCGCCGTCGTATGGGTTTCCCAAAAATGCTTTTACCGCCGTGATGATTTTCCGCCCTTTTCTGCCCGTGGTGATCATCCCCACTTTATTGCCGAACTCATACTGCTTGTGTGCCTTTCCCTTGGCAATACAGCGGGTAAAGGGTTTATGCAGACTGTAGATTTTATCCTTGTCGTTTTTCTGTTGATTCACTGCACGCTTGCAGAGTGAAAGCGTCTGTTCGTATCGTTTCTTTTGTTCCTCTGTCATTTTACGTTCAAGTTCCCGAAGTTGGATATTGGCGATCGTTTTCAAGCGACGTTTGGCTTTGTCTGCCCGTTTCTTACGTTTGGGATGCTTGCCGTTGTAAGTGTCTCGCAGCAGTTGTTTACTTTCACGGGTGTACCGCTGACGTTGCATGATGCCTTCACTCCCTGCAATGGCATTGCACTTGTCGATAACCTTTTTGCAAAGCTTGGCATCGGTAGGAAAGGTGGTGTTGTTTTCTTGAACAGTAGTGTCCGAAAGAACAAACCCGGTTTGTCCCGGCAGTTTTTTACCGTGAAGTTGTACGCTGTAAGCGAATATTTTTCCTATCCCTTCTTCTCCCACACGGTTACGGAAATGGACAAAATCGCTCGGATCAAAAGGAAACTCATGTTCGAAGAACTCGCATCCACAAAAGTACTGGAAATAAACATCCCGAACCCAATACTCGGGAATACGCTCATCGCCAAGATTGTACAGGTGCTTCAAAAGCAGGCAGCCGACCATCAAACGGATGGGAACGCTTGGCGCACCTCGTTGTGAATACAAAGGTGTAAATTCTTCCTCAAAATATGACCAATCGATCTTGTCTGCCAAAAGAACGAGTTCATGCCCCATATCGATGAAATCTTTCAGCATCGGGCGAAACAAATCGCGTTGTCCTTTTTCCGGTAATTTCCCTAACATGATTTGCAGAGTTTTAGTACCTAAAGACATTAGTGTCCACTAAAAATTAGAAAATGTTCTTTGAAATTATTGATATACTATACTTTACAGGACTTTTTTCGGCGTGACGATTTGAATTTTTATTTTTGTTCTTTTTATTATGAAGGAACAATGAACAAAGGCAAATTCGTGTATGCTCAGATTGTAGAATTCTTACCTCAGCGAGTTTTTGACACCATTGTCTTAAAGTATGATGGTAACAGATATGTAAAACATTTTACATGTTGGAATCAACTTCTTGTAATGGTGTTCGGGCAACTTACCAACCGTGACAGTTTACGTGATTTGATTGTGGCAATTGAAGCCCACAGCAGAAAAAGTTACCATCTCGGTTTTGGAAAAAGTGTTACCCGTAGTAATCTTTCAAAAGCAAATGAAAATCGCGATTATAGGATCTTTGAAGAATTTGCTTATTATCTCATCGGAGTTGCCAGACAAAAGCTGGAAAACAATGATTTTGAGATAAAAGGTAAAGTCTATGCTTTCGATTCCACAACCGTCGATTTATGCTTGTCAGTATTCTGGAGGGCTAAGTTTCGCAAGAATAAGGGTGGAGTAAAAATCCACACTCTTCTGGATATAACCACACAAATACCGGTTTTTGTGCATATTACAACTGCTTCGGTTAATGACATGAATGCAATGGATGTAATTCCATATGAGGTGGGTGCCTATTATATCTTCGACAGAGGATATGTTGATTACACCCGTCTTTATAGGATTACAAAACTGGAATCTTCATTTGTAGTCAGAGCCAAAAAGAACCTGAAGTTTGAAGTTAAGTCTCATAATCCGGTAGATGAAACTACAGGTGTCATGACCGATCAGACAGGTTTCTTGAAAGGATTCTACACATCTAAAGATTATCCTGAAAGCCTCAGGAGAGTTGCATTTTATGACAGGGATAAGAACACGACGCTCATATTCCTTACAAATAATTTTGAACTCACAGCCGATCAGGTTGCAATGCTTTATAAGAACCGTTGGCAAATAGAACTGTTCTTCAAATGGATCAAACAGCATCTAAAGATCAAATCTTTTTGGGGAACTTCCCGGAATGCGGTTAGAATCCAAATATACAGCGCAATTATCGCATATTGTTTGGTTGCGATTGTAGGACACGATTTACAAATCAAGCGAACAACTTACGAGATTTTGCAAATTTTAGGAATCTCTCTTTTAGATAGAACTCCTGTAAATGAACTATTTACCAATATAGATATCAATGATGTCAAAGATCGAAATGATAATCAACTGACGCTCAATTTATTTTAAGTGGACAGTAGTGACCTAAAGATACAAAATATTGCAAAAAAACACAACTGTTTATGAGATTATTTTACTGAATATCTGATAAATATACGCTTTTAAGGAGCGACTATTTAACAAACATTAATCCTCAATAAAAACAAAACCTGTGATGAGAGTTTAGCTAATCAAAACCGAAATTTCGTTATCAAATACTGACAATGTGTAAGAAAAGGTTTGCAAAATTATGTTTTGAGGGATAAGAGGCGAAATTTGAGGATACTACAAATATACTACATCAGCCGTACCAGGTCCGATATTTAACTATTTATCTGTCTCACTGATACTTAACAAGTGTAGAATTTTTACACAATTATTGATCGAGATCAATCAGCATGTGGATTTAATGAGGAGTACCGTATGCCTGCTTGATAGTAACAGCGTGAGGAAAAGCAAAGAGCTCTCCGGTTGAATCCGGTTCTATCCAATCAAAAAACGAGCGTATGTTCTGATATTTTGACAATGCATCAATAGTTAAATTTACATTTTTATATTGTTTTTACCTGTACAGAATTATCTTTGCACTATAAAGAGCACAGCTGATTACTTTTTGATTATTATCGAGCGATTAAATATGTCATTTTAACAGGAGAGACATATCGCCGGTTTTTTACCCGACCGCAATGAGACAGAAGGTGATTAATAAGAAATCAATGCTTTCAGACAGACACCTGTTTGAGCGTATAAGCGAGGGGGAAGAGCAAGCTTTTCATCTTTTCTTCAGGAGATACCACCAACGCATGGTTACATTTACAGGGAAGGTGGTGAAGTTGCCCCATGTTGCAGAAGAGATTGTACAGGAGGTATTTATCCGCATATGGGAAAATAGGGGAACATTGGCGGATATCAGAAATCCCGAAGATTATCTTTTCATCCTGATACGCAATCATGCCCTTAATCACTTACGCGCCGCAGCAATTGAAGAGCGCCGCAGGGAACAACTCTGGGAAGCATTGGAACAACAGGCTGCCGACATGACAAGTGCACTGGAAATCAAAGAGGCTGAAGCTTTCTTTGCAAAGATTCTGGCAAAACTCACCCCTCAACAGCAGCTGATTTTCAGGATGAACAGGGAAGAGGGGTTATCGCACCTGCAAATTGCAGAAAAATTAAACCTCTCCAGACATACAGTCAAAAAACATGTCGCCAACTCCATGAAAATATTCAAAGCTAACCTGAAATATTTCGGCCAGCTCTTCCTTTGAGATTCAAGATGCAGCTGAAGATGAAAAAAAAAACAGCTGACGAATACTCCCTCCCGCCCATTTCAGTGTCTTTAATATAAAAAGCATCCAACAACATGGCCGATTCGAGAAAAGCGATCGACAATCTTTTCAAAAAATACCTCGACAACAACTGTAGCAGACAGGAGTTCGACGAACTGTTGGACCTGGTGGATGAAGGCAGAAATGACGACAGATTAAAGGAGTTGTTGGAGCAGGAGTGGAATAGAGGTGCCTCTCGATCCTTCCGGCAATTGTCTAATCGGTGGCTACGGGTAGTTGCGGCCGTCCTGCTGTTGCTGACCGTTTCACTCTTTATCCGGAAAGAGGGCAACGAGACCGTCCGATCTTTGGTTCACCGGGCAGAGTATAGCCGAGTTTCAGGTATCACCCGGGTAAAACTGCCCGATGGAAGCACAGTCATGCTTCGTGGGGGGAGCCGGCTCAATCTCGACAGCTCCTTTGCGGTGAAAAGCCGTGAAGTGACACTGCTGGGCGAAGCCTTTTTTGATGTCGTCGCCGATCCGGAGAAACCATTTATCATCCATACCGGAAAGGTGAAAACCACGGTATTGGGTACCGCCTTTACCATCAAGGCAAATCCCTCCGACCCGGTAATTACCGTCACCGTGACCCGCGGAAAGGTGAAGGTGGAAGATGAGAGGAGCCTGCTGGCCACTCTTGAGGCAGACCGGGAGCTGGTCTACCATACCACTTCAAACCAGGTGACTGAAAAAGAGGCAGACAACAACAGGGAGACGGAATGGAAACCAGGCAAACTGGTCTACCGGAACAGCACCTTCGAAGAGATCGTACAGGAGATCTCACTCATCTACGAGGTTCAGGTACTGTTTGAGGAGGAGAGACTGAAACATCGCCAGATCACCGCAACGCTCGATCTCCAGGATTCCCTGGAGAGCATCCTGGAGATGTTGTGTGTAGCTCAAGGAGCCAATTTTGTAAAGGATGGCGAGAGATACCTGATAAAGTCACAGGAAGAGTAACCCAATGAATGAAAATGAAGAATCGTATGAAAAAAAATTATCCCCACGAACGAGCGGTAGCACGTCGATCACTCTTTAAAAGAGGGGGTTGGCTTATCTCTGCACTAATATTATGCATCGCCGCCCATGGACAATCCGAAGCGGACATCCACACCAGGACTGTCACGCTGGGGTTCACGCAGGAGAGGCTCTTTGATGCGTTACTGTTACTTGAACAGCGCTCAGGTTTTCAACTGGTTTTTCCAAGCGAACCGGTGAATGCGGCCCATCTGATCGATCTGCCCGAGGAGGAGCGGACCGTGGCTGTCACGTTGCAGCTGATTCTCCGGGAGACTGGTCTCGGATTCCGGCAAAGTGGAAAGACAATTGTTCTCTACCCGGAAAACAGACAAAACAATCTCCCGGTTAATCAGACAAAAGTAACCGTCAGGGGTA of the Petrimonas mucosa genome contains:
- a CDS encoding DUF6266 family protein translates to MGTIKQGILGGFSGKVGNIVGASWRGIDYIRSMPASVHNPRTEAQMTQRNRFSLVAKMLKAFIPIIRVGFAGSVGTGKSAFSVAMSYNVRNAVIDLYPDFEINFPLVKLTSGELYGAGNASATSSGGSLDFVWDSDLLNNAAATDKVILMAFNPITGDASYNMDAATRADGSGSLAVPPTWDGELVDTYLALTSADGKLVSNSIHTGRVEVSMI
- a CDS encoding glycoside hydrolase family 19 protein, with protein sequence MNRQLFFQEINRSLFNRKLNDRQREGILHKLAAFAKFEVTVDSWCAYMLATSYHETAHTMQPIEEWGKGMGKSYGKKIKQSGQPYTWPDKIYYGRGDVQLTWYENYERMGDLMGLPLLEQPELALDPEISAQILVEGMILGKSNRGDFTGYSLENFFNPQRDDPFGARRIINGLDSAHTIAGYHYKFLEAIRKAS
- a CDS encoding restriction endonuclease, with protein sequence MDKHFKYKYDDLFNPTLKALKKLGGSGAVSEIEEEVAQLLNLSEEATNEIHRESTTKLAYRLAWARNYLKRYGLIENSSRGVWALTEEGQKTTEVNQEKVKKAVVKKDREERLQKKTEENGSPELQDTTEEIEEFSWQDKLLDTIKSIHPDQFERLCQRLLRELGFVNVEVTGKTNDGGIDGKGMIRLGGVLSFHVVFQAKRYQGSVSSSVIRDFRGAMSGRADKGLIMTTGSFTREAKKEAQRDGATPIDLIDGNDFAEKLKELNLGVTVELVEEVKIKPDWFKNI
- a CDS encoding tyrosine-type recombinase/integrase, which gives rise to MNEAFDQKIALLESEYRIGSAGVYKATIKALMRYKYFRQLRNRVDKNAFIALCKEKRHITIGKEVLDIAQTIRFEEITPEFLEECEKFWFETEITPATMGIYMRTLRAIINNNRGDKPYIDAEKYPFGVSRGKYAIPEGGRREIALSIEQIWKIEDYQTENITLATARDIFVFMFYCNGLNFGDLCRLRYENIDVSNDEIVFQRKKTLRKTAKPTFIYVPILPPMIEIINRQGNKEQDGYIFPFLNGIEPTDSNERKIINAMRLSLDQINTSLKQIANELGLDPDLSTSYTRNSYITHLTSELLVNPIVVRKMVGHSTRKDVTAGYVKLTAKKRREINLKLLNPEKNYAAINSGRVI
- a CDS encoding 3'-5' exonuclease, which gives rise to MKEFAAIDFETANSHRSSVCSVGVAIVRNGVITDRFYSLIRPEPEYYYYLNTQIHGITYSDTMNAPLFPQVWRQIEPLIEGLPLVAHNKAFDESCLKACFRTYQMDYPGYEFHCTLRGARSQLKGLPDYRLETVSAHCGFSLRDHHHALADAEACAWIAIQIF
- a CDS encoding IS5 family transposase — encoded protein: MLGKLPEKGQRDLFRPMLKDFIDMGHELVLLADKIDWSYFEEEFTPLYSQRGAPSVPIRLMVGCLLLKHLYNLGDERIPEYWVRDVYFQYFCGCEFFEHEFPFDPSDFVHFRNRVGEEGIGKIFAYSVQLHGKKLPGQTGFVLSDTTVQENNTTFPTDAKLCKKVIDKCNAIAGSEGIMQRQRYTRESKQLLRDTYNGKHPKRKKRADKAKRRLKTIANIQLRELERKMTEEQKKRYEQTLSLCKRAVNQQKNDKDKIYSLHKPFTRCIAKGKAHKQYEFGNKVGMITTGRKGRKIITAVKAFLGNPYDGDTIEPLLEQMEENKLKLPKELIYDRGGKGRKQIKDVSIITPGKPKVKDTPCQKRQKRNKCRARAAIEPIFGHLKKDFRMEQNYLWAEKGIQINAYLAATAWNLKKMMEKLKEKFLYFIFRWFFHQDKIYFSA
- a CDS encoding IS4 family transposase; this translates as MNKGKFVYAQIVEFLPQRVFDTIVLKYDGNRYVKHFTCWNQLLVMVFGQLTNRDSLRDLIVAIEAHSRKSYHLGFGKSVTRSNLSKANENRDYRIFEEFAYYLIGVARQKLENNDFEIKGKVYAFDSTTVDLCLSVFWRAKFRKNKGGVKIHTLLDITTQIPVFVHITTASVNDMNAMDVIPYEVGAYYIFDRGYVDYTRLYRITKLESSFVVRAKKNLKFEVKSHNPVDETTGVMTDQTGFLKGFYTSKDYPESLRRVAFYDRDKNTTLIFLTNNFELTADQVAMLYKNRWQIELFFKWIKQHLKIKSFWGTSRNAVRIQIYSAIIAYCLVAIVGHDLQIKRTTYEILQILGISLLDRTPVNELFTNIDINDVKDRNDNQLTLNLF
- a CDS encoding RNA polymerase sigma-70 factor encodes the protein MLSDRHLFERISEGEEQAFHLFFRRYHQRMVTFTGKVVKLPHVAEEIVQEVFIRIWENRGTLADIRNPEDYLFILIRNHALNHLRAAAIEERRREQLWEALEQQAADMTSALEIKEAEAFFAKILAKLTPQQQLIFRMNREEGLSHLQIAEKLNLSRHTVKKHVANSMKIFKANLKYFGQLFL